The Oreochromis niloticus isolate F11D_XX linkage group LG13, O_niloticus_UMD_NMBU, whole genome shotgun sequence genome has a window encoding:
- the si:ch211-125o16.4 gene encoding neuroblast differentiation-associated protein AHNAK isoform X2: protein MDEDSKSASFSESLVLDNAAKGGVDAGIKDGTISAKSGLQSGEKFVAATIQLDKLEKNDVLKILKVLEPYENKINLLTKKDLSAGVDLGSLGVGLKDSAEILQKDLSLDASAQGPTVSLDGLNGKLNDARGLGVKISEPTLNGDLPSLSLNKPSTDAGATFKMPSAGLTVPDIKSDSSGTLKAPDISVSAPNLNAPSATLDINKPEVKGKMTHKAPKFTMPHFSLPDLDAPKADIDVSGDPGLPSVSGSMETPNLNLSAPKLDLKSNDLELNGPKVDLNSPDVNVKAPDANIEAPSGKIKWPHLKWKSQKLKGPDANLNADLSTPNASISTPKIGGDLSTPDVNVGSAQADIKGPDLDVQTPDLNVDAPSGKINWPHLKLKKPKINGNSTDLDLDGDLKPTDVELSVPKVEGEINVPDPDINLPKGELKGPDLDVKTPNTNLEAPSGKINWPHLKWKKPKLEGSKADLDVDADLKTPDLSLSAPKIEGDINVPNAELSLPETELKAPGVDVHAPDADIDAPSGKLNWPHLKLKKSKLNGSMDLNADLSPPDASVPKIDGEISTPDVSLNLPKADVDIKAPDADINPPSGKIKFPTLKKPKFLVSGPKVKTPDVDVDADVKAPDADLNLPKADVDIKAPDADINPPSGKIKFPTLKKPKFLVSGPKVKTPDVDVDADVKAPDLSLSAEAPDADLNLPKADVDIKAPDADINPPSGKIKFPTLKKPKFLVSGPKVKTPDVDVDADVKAPDLSLSAEAPDADLNLPKADVNAPNVDIESPSGKIKLPTMKKPKWSLSGPTVNSPDVNLDADVSTPNLNLSAPKIDGEINAPDADLKLPKADLEAPKFDVESPDVDIEAPSGKLKWFQFKKPKFGTLKGPKADIDSNVTIPEADLKKSDAEISAPDVNLSASNIDANISGPDLSLGGPDLDLDTPDAKVKFPKFKLPKLKGSQVHGPSVDADLKTPNIDASLDAPKAEVNAPNVNLRAEPLSLSAPKVNGGLDAPDLDVNLPKADLKGPNVDVQAPEVDAPAGKIKLPHIKWPKFGSSAPKVKGPNLDADLQSPDLGLSVPDVNAKLPNADLTAPNVELKASDLNLSAPKIEGDIGTPGIDAGLKTGIDLSAPKINGGLDAPDLDVNLPKADLKGPNVDVQAPEVDAHAGKIKLPHIKWPKFGSSAPKVKGPNLDADLQSPDLGLSVPDVNAKLPNADLTAPNVELKASDLNLSAPKIEGDIGTPGIDAGLKTGIDLSAPKINGGLDAPDLDVNLPKADLKGPNVDVQAPEVDAPAGKIKLPHIKWPKFGSSAPKVKGPNLDADLQSPDLGLSVPDVNAKLPNADLTAPNVELKASDLNLSAPKIEGDIGTPGIDAGLKTGIDLSAPKINGGLDAPDLDVNLPKADLKGPNVDVQAPEVDAPAGKIKLPHIKWPKFGSSAPKVKGPNLDVDADLQSPDLGLSVPDVNAKLPNADLTAPNVELKASDLNLSAPKIEGDIGTPGIDAGLKTGIDLSAPKTNFNIPDLDLSTPKIEGPNVNVGLPETDIKAPSLHLPKADLQSSDLSLKTPNVNLYPPKVDGSLSAPNIDTSMPKIELEALDANVKSPDLDVNLPKADLKDSNIQLKTPDPDLNTHLGDFKMPHYKHPKLDLSSPEVEAPSINPKVEAGIKVPGVSTDMPTTDAHISVPAVDLSAPKVGDIKGPDVDVKAPDVDASLEKSKMPHFKFPKFSLFGSKTKSPEANASADLEGSGSDSDVPHSEVEVPVFKFHRLPQTNIDGTGGITDALSSIKSDLEEKDYVFSKGIRLPVVNTTTKGGEKIDILERLKIAREKAPPVNVPPTEEKTGLDLQLTGVGLDANTSTGVRDSSLVRGGTFKVDKPESTLGLTVPDISTSDENDKYSLSLSNMLGLNVKDSDAN from the exons ATG GACGAGGACAGCAAGAGTGCAAGCTTCTCAGAAAGCCTTGTGCTGGATAACGCTGCGAAAGGAGGAGTTGATGCAGGAATCAAAGACGGCACAATCTCTGCAAAAAGTGGCCTCCAGTCTG GGGAAAAGTTTGTTGCAGCAACAATACAACTTGATAAACTTGAGAAAAACGATGTGCTGAAAATCTTGAAGGTACTGGAGCCATacgaaaacaaaataaatcttctGACAAAGAAGGACTTGAGCGCCGGTGTTGATCTTGGCTCTTTGGGAGTAGGTCTCAAAGATTCGGCAGAG ATATTACAGAAAGATCTGTCGCTGGATGCATCAGCTCAGGGACCAACCGTTTCCCTTGATGGCCTGAATGGAAAGCTTAATGATGCACGAGGGTTGGGGGTTAAAATAAGTGAACCGACTCTTAATGGAGACCTTCCCAGTCTTAGCCTAAATAAGCCATCAACTGATGCTGGTGCCACATTTAAAATGCCCTCAGCAGGGCTTACGGTGCCAGATATAAAATCAGATTCAAGTGGAACCCTAAAAGCACCTGATATCAGTGTCTCGGCTCCCAATCTTAACGCTCCCAGTGCGACACTAGACATCAACAAACCAGAAGTCAAAGGCAAAATGACACACAAGGCCCCAAAATTCACAATGCCACACTTCAGTCTACCTGATCTTGATGCACCAAAAGCAGACATTGATGTCTCTGGTGATCCAGGTCTTCCTTCAGTCAGTGGAAGTATGGAGACCCCAAACCTCAACCTGTCAGCTCCAAAGTTAGATTTGAAAAGTAATGATTTGGAGTTGAATGGGCCAAAAGTGGATTTGAATAGTCCTGATGTAAATGTAAAGGCCCCAGATGCTAATATTGAGGCACCCTCAGGGAAAATCAAGTGGCCCCATCTAAAATGGAAAAGTCAAAAACTCAAAGGACCAGATGCCAACTTAAATGCTGACCTGTCTACACCTAATGCCAGCATTTCCACACCAAAGATTGGTGGTGATCTAAGTACCCCAGATGTGAATGTTGGCTCAGCTCAAGCTGATATTAAAGGCCCTGATCTAGATGTTCAAACCCCAGATCTTAATGTTGATGCCCCATCTGGTAAAATCAACTGGCCTCATTTGAAGTTGAAGAAACCCAAAATTAATGGCAATTCAACAGATCTTGACTTGGATGGAGACCTGAAACCAACAGATGTTGAGCTCTCTGTTCCAAAAGTGGAGGGTGAGATAAATGTCCCTGATCCTGACATAAATTTGCCAAAGGGAGAGCTAAAAGGACCTGATCTGGATGTGAAAACACCCAATACTAATCTAGAAGCTCCATCTGGTAAGATCAACTGGCCTCACCTGAAATGGAAGAAGCCCAAACTTGAAGGATCAAAAGCAGACTTGGAcgtggatgcagacctaaagaCACCTGATTTAAGTCTTTCAGCTCCAAAGATTGAGGGTGACATTAATGTACCAAATGCTGAGCTGAGTCTTCCAGAAACTGAGCTAAAGGCCCCAGGTGTAGATGTTCATGCCCCAGACGCTGACATTGATGCTCCTTCAGGAAAACTTAACTGGCCTCATCTAAAGTTGAAAAAATCCAAACTTAATGGGTCAATGGACCTCAATGCAGATTTAAGCCCACCAGATGCTTCAGTTCCAAAAATTGATGGGGAGATTAGTACACCTGACGTGAGCCTCAATTTACCCAAAGCTGATGTTGATATCAAAGCACCAGATGCTGACATAAACCCACCTTCTGGCAAAATCAAGTTCCCAACACTGAAAAAACCTAAATTCTTGGTTTCTGGGCCAAAGGTGAAAACTCCAGATGTTGATGTTGATGCTGATGTGAAAGCACCTGATGCTGATCTGAATTTACCAAAAGCTGATGTTGATATCAAAGCACCAGATGCTGACATAAACCCACCTTCTGGCAAAATCAAGTTCCCAACACTGAAAAAACCTAAATTCTTGGTTTCTGGGCCAAAGGTGAAAACTCCAGATGTTGATGTTGATGCTGATGTGAAAGCACCTGACCTCAGTCTGTCTGCTGAAGCACCTGATGCTGATCTGAATTTACCAAAAGCTGATGTTGATATCAAAGCCCCAGATGCTGACATAAACCCACCTTCTGGCAAAATCAAGTTCCCAACACTGAAAAAACCTAAATTCTTGGTTTCTGGGCCAAAG GTGAAAACTCCAGATGTTGATGTTGATGCTGATGTGAAAGCACCTGACCTCAGTCTGTCTGCTGAAGCACCTGATGCTGATCTGAATTTACCAAAAGCCGATGTTAACGCACCAAATGTAGACATTGAATCTCCATCTGGAAAGATCAAATTGCCCACTATGAAAAAGCCAAAATGGTCACTCTCGGGTCCTACGGTTAATAGTCCAGATGTTAATTTAGATGCTGATGTTTCAACCCCCAACTTGAATCTCTCAGCTCCAAAGATTGATGGCGAGATAAATGCACCAGATGCGGATCTAAAGTTACCAAAAGCTGATCTGGAAGCCCCCAAATTTGATGTAGAGTCTCCAGATGTTGACATTGAAGCCCCATCTGGAAAATTGAAATGGTTCCAATTCAAAAAACCCAAATTTGGCACACTGAAAGGTCCAAAGGCTGATATTGATTCTAATGTGACAATACCAGAGGCGGACCTCAAAAAGTCTGATGCAGAAATAAGTGCACCAGATGTTAATCTTTCTGCATCAAATATTGACGCCAATATCAGTGGCCCAGACCTTAGCCTTGGTGGTCCAGATCTTGACCTTGATACACCTGATGCAAAGGTGAAGTTTCCTAAATTTAAATTACCAAAACTCAAAGGATCACAAGTCCACGGTCCCAGTGTGGATGCCGATTTAAAAACACCTAATATTGATGCAAGTCTTGATGCACCAAAAGCTGAAGTAAATGCACCTAATGTAAACCTCAGAGCAGAACCTCTCTCCTTGTCTGCACCAAAGGTTAATGGTGGTCTTGATGCACCAGATCTTGATGTAAATTTACCAAAAGCTGACCTTAAAGGCCCCAATGTAGATGTTCAAGCTCCAGAGGTTGATGCCCCTGCAGGAAAAATCAAGCTTCCCCATATAAAATGGCCAAAGTTTGGCTCATCGGCGCCAAAAGTGAAAGGACCTAATCTTGATGCTGATCTACAAAGTCCAGATCTAGGTCTGTCTGTTCCTGATGTAAATGCAAAGTTACCCAATGCAGACTTGACAGCACCCAATGTTGAACTAAAAGCATCAGACTTGAATCTGTCAGCCCCCAAAATTGAGGGAGATATTGGTACTCCAGGCATAGATGCTGGTCTTAAAACCGGTATTGATCTGTCTGCACCAAAAATTAATGGTGGTCTTGATGCACCAGATCTTGATGTAAATTTACCAAAAGCTGACCTTAAAGGCCCCAATGTAGATGTTCAAGCTCCAGAGGTTGATGCCCATGCAGGAAAAATCAAGCTTCCCCATATAAAATGGCCAAAGTTTGGCTCATCGGCGCCAAAAGTGAAAGGACCTAATCTTGATGCTGATCTACAAAGTCCAGATCTAGGTCTGTCTGTTCCTGATGTAAATGCAAAGTTACCCAATGCAGACTTGACAGCACCCAATGTTGAACTAAAAGCATCAGACTTGAATCTGTCAGCCCCCAAAATTGAGGGAGATATTGGTACTCCAGGCATAGACGCTGGTCTTAAAACCGGTATTGATCTGTCTGCACCAAAAATTAATGGTGGTCTTGATGCACCAGATCTTGATGTAAATTTACCAAAAGCTGACCTTAAAGGCCCCAATGTAGATGTTCAAGCTCCAGAGGTTGATGCCCCTGCAGGAAAAATCAAGCTTCCCCATATAAAATGGCCAAAGTTTGGCTCATCGGCGCCAAAAGTGAAAGGACCTAATCTTGATGCTGATCTACAAAGTCCAGATCTAGGTCTGTCTGTTCCTGATGTAAATGCAAAGTTACCCAATGCAGACTTGACAGCACCCAATGTTGAACTAAAAGCATCAGACTTGAATCTGTCAGCCCCCAAAATTGAGGGAGATATTGGTACTCCAGGCATAGACGCTGGTCTTAAAACCGGTATTGATCTGTCTGCACCAAAAATTAATGGTGGCCTTGATGCACCAGATCTTGATGTAAATTTACCAAAAGCTGACCTTAAAGGCCCCAATGTAGATGTTCAAGCTCCAGAGGTTGATGCCCCTGCAGGAAAAATCAAGCTTCCCCATATAAAATGGCCAAAGTTTGGCTCATCGGCGCCAAAAGTGAAAGGACCTAATCTTGATGTTGATGCTGATCTACAAAGTCCAGATCTAGGTCTGTCTGTTCCTGATGTAAATGCAAAGTTACCCAATGCAGACTTGACAGCACCCAATGTTGAACTAAAAGCATCAGACTTGAATCTGTCAGCCCCCAAAATTGAAGGAGATATTGGTACTCCAGGCATAGACGCTGGTCTTAAAACCGGTATTGATCTGTCTGCACCAAAAACTAACTTTAACATACCAGACCTGGACCTTTCTACCCCAAAGATTGAAGGTCCCAACGTGAATGTTGGTTTGCCTGAAACTGATATCAAGGCACCCAGTCTACATCTGCCAAAAGCTGACCTCCAGTCATCTGATCTCAGTTTGAAAACACCAAATGTCAACCTTTATCCACCAAAAGTTGATGGTAGTCTCTCAGCACCAAATATAGACACGAGTATGCCAAAAATTGAACTAGAAGCACTTGATGCCAATGTGAAATCTCCAGATTTGGATGTCAACCTGCCAAAAGCGGATCTCAAAGATTCCAATATCCAGTTAAAAACTCCAGATCCAGATTTGAATACCCACCTTGGTGACTTTAAAATGCCACATTACAAGCATCCAAAACTTGATCTTTCAAGTCCTGAAGTAGAAGCTCCAAGTATTAATCCCAAAGTTGAGGCCGGAATTAAGGTACCTGGAGTCAGCACAGATATGCCTACAACAGATGCACACATCTCTGTTCCTGCAGTAGATTTGAGTGCACCAAAAGTAGGTGATATTAAAGGACCTGATGTAGATGTGAAAGCTCCAGACGTAGATGCAAGTCTTGAAAAGTCCAAGATGCCACATTTCAAATTCCCAAAGTTCAGCCTTTTTGGGTCTAAAACAAAATCTCCTGAGGCTAATGCCAGTGCAGATCTTGAGGGGAGTGGCTCTGACTCTGATGTGCCACACTCGGAGGTGGAGGTTCCTGTATTCAAGTTCCACAGACTGCCCCAAACCAACATTGATGGCACTGGAGGAATTACTGATGCACTGAGCTCAATAAAATCTGACTTGGAGGAAAAGGATTATGTTTTCAGTAAAGGAATCCGCTTGCCAGTagtaaatacaacaacaaaaggaGGAGAAAAGATTGACATTTTGGAGAGATTGAAAATCGCAAGAGAAAAGGCACCCCCGGTTAATGTGCCACCAACTGAAGAGAAAACTGGTCTTGATCTACAACTCACCGGTGTAGGTCTTGATGCTAATACATCTACAGGTGTAAGAGATTCATCTTTGGTCAGAGGAGGTACTTTCAAAGTAGACAAACCAGAGTCTACGCTGGGGCTGACCGTACCTGATATTTCTACATCAGATGAAAATGACAAATATTCACTGAGCCTTTCTAATATGCTTGGCCTTAATGTCAAGGATTCTGATGCCAACTGA